From the genome of Vitis riparia cultivar Riparia Gloire de Montpellier isolate 1030 chromosome 2, EGFV_Vit.rip_1.0, whole genome shotgun sequence:
TCACCCAAGCCACACCAAAAAATGGGAAAACCAAATGCCATGGATACTAGCTTTAGGCCAATGGAGAAGTAGATGATCAATCAATTCTTCCTCATTTTTGCACACAAGGCAACAATTAGCCATTACCCATCTGCTCCTGTTAAGCTGACCAATTGTAAAATCCTCTCCCAAGTtgcttcccatgcaaagaaaCTCTTTTTTACAGGCATCCATGAGTTCCAAACATTACTTGAGAGGAAACACTCACTCCTTTCTCGAACAAAAATATGGTagaaagatttcactgaaaacacAACACTGTTGAACTCTTTCCACATCAATTTGTCCTCTTCCTCACTCCTAATTGAGCTCTTCTGTAGGGTCTGCAGAAAAGTCATTACTCCTTCAATTTCCCAATCATGAAAATGCCTCAAGAAGCAGGGCCTCTACCAACCCCTCTCCTCCTTGTTCCCACACCTCTAGTACTCAAGTCTTTATCACAGGCTAGAGAGTATAGAGATGGAAAGGACACTTCCAAAGATGAGTCACCACATcatctatctttccaaaatttgacccTTCTTCTGTTACCAAGAATGAAGTGTGTTCTACTAACAAAGGATTCACCCATTTCTAATAGCCTTCCACACAGCCAACCCATGATCATCCCTCACTGTCTTTGTGCACcatccctcttcttcttccccaaatTTTTGTGCAGTAACATTTTTCCAAAGGGACTCACTTTCATATGCAAATCTCCTGCACCATTTGCCAAGGAGCGCCTTGTTAAGAGAAGAGAGATTCCTAATACCAAGGCCCCCATTCTTTTTATTTCAGAAAACTATGGACCAATTAACCAGAGGAAGCTTTTTCACTGATCCAGCCCAACCCCAAAAGGAAGTTCCTCTGGGTCTGCTTCAATCTTAGACTCACCTTTTTAGGGATTAAGAACAAAGACATAAAAAAGATAGGAAGACTTGACAATCCACTTTCTGTTGCttatcagaaaaaaataaaaaataaaaaaaatcagtaaTTAAGAACACCAAATTAACTAATAAAGATACAAAATGAACAATTCTAATATCTTGCTTAATAGCAATTTTTTTCGGTTGGAGTTTTTATAGGGTCACATAGGTCAAGTGGTAATAGTAGGCCTGAATCTATGTTAAGTTCAGGGCTTGGGTTTGATGAATTGATGAGAAATTATCCTTAGTGATTGTTGTAAGAGACTCAAAGCAACTTATTAAAAGTTTAGAATCTCATGGATGAACATCTTCCAGCTTGAGCAATGCTTCTCTGaatttattaggattttggAGACTAGATATATAAGATTAATGAATTTTATGGTATAGTATATGTATAACTCGCCTTAGCAGGTTTATATCAACTTGTCAGGTTTTAAGTTTCTTATCTTAGAAAAGGATGCTTATGTAGGACTGAATCAAACCCATCCAAATGAGGCTCAGTTAGTGCTGATAGGGAGTTGTAAGtgctatttttcctttttctttttcattcaaaattatCCAGTGTGTGATAAGTTAAAGGAGAGACAAAGTCTCTATGGGAATCCATCTTATAAATTAGGTTAATGACATAAAAATATAGTTGAATGGTCGCccatctaaaattaaaaaaaaaaaaaaaaaaggtttaactATCATATATTCATGTGTgtctgttttatttattttgtgtgtttGTTTGGTATTCCTAGTTTGAAATTGGTTGTCTGGTTGGGTTGGTTTACCTAATGTATGAGCACAAAACCGACCTGGCCCTTGATTGGTCCTccttttcctaacttaaaagcaaATATCCATGCATGTTTAACTGGGAAAAATCAACCAATGCTAGGATGGATCAGTAAATTTCTTGGCATGTGCTAACCCATATAGGTAACATCACACCCTCTTTGAAAGCTGCACAGCTTGCCCTTTCCCTTTTGTAGTTTTGTATTTTATGCTTTTTACTTTTGAATGCTTGGATGATCCACTAGAAAGCTGAGCTtaatgtcacaggatgcttcaaatgaccctccctatgggcttatatagagcccaggaagcttctggagactcctagagccatctacactaagccattagtgggaagagtatggaaggttctagagatgtctagagaagtccacacatctctacactatggtggaaggcatgagaggagtccagggctttctagagaattctagagatttcttgtatattcttgtacataaggttgtacatagattagtgtagggagttctagaatattcttgatttgtaaggaaccctccaaggttctagagagttccattggtgcctataaataggtgagaccctcatttggccaagacaccacccaaatcacttcctaaccaagaaagtgagcttccaagcattGTAAAACTtcctttgaaagcaataaagcttccattctttaagagtcGCCTACTACGCCTTCTCAAGCTTATGAGTCttgagcatcttagcctagcaagctaagcgttgggagtaaggctgacttagcaagatcaaatgtcttgacttgtctaagtgccgcacgagcttaagAAACGATTAAGTCCGTGACATTAAACTCTCTTTCCGGTGTGCTCTAGTTTGTTTTGTATGTAAGCGGAAGACCTTAACAAAAACAGAGACCTAATTCTTGTTCATAACTTCTTGATGTGGGACACCGCACTCAATCTCTATTGGTGGGTCAAGGTCTAGGATGAGCTTATGATTCTGGCATTCTGTAGTTCTTGAAGATGGAAGCCAATTATTAAGGTTTAAGGCTAATTTTTGGAGGTTAATAGAGGTTAGGCTTTTGGGGGGGAAAAAAAGTTGCTGGAATTTCTGGACAATGAATAATTTAGGGCCTTTGGCGTTTGGGTGATGGTCTAATGATAGAAATAAGTTTTGGAAGACTAGTTGTAAAATGTGTGAAGGTTTTCTGTAGCATAGATACAACCCAATTGATCAATGCAAGATATAGAGTTTAACAtgcaatttatataaaatttgtaaattttttctctttgataGACCGTATAAAGTTTGTAAATTTGTACCCATAAAAAAATGACTAAATATGATGACATTTTTCTTGTATCACTGTTCAATATTTGGGCTCAACCATTATAATACACAATGTATAAATGGTCATCCACATAGCAATACTATTACACCTAATAGATCTGAAATTCCTAGttccaagcataaaaaaaaattccaatcataattaataacaaatatgTGAAGCTTTGATTTCTATGCAAAGTAATTATTAGGAAGGGTCCTATAAGTAATTTCAGCAAGCAATTTGGGAAAAATCAATGCAGAAAAAAAGGTGCCTAAGTGTACctcatgaaactcctaaatGATACCCATGCTGGCAGCCTAACAGTGTCAAAGATAGGGAGAGATTGTTTGCTTGTCACACAGAGAGAGTGTGTCTGTTGTGTTGATGAGAAAGGATAAAATAGTTGGGGTTTGTATTGTTTACTTTTCCAGCCCCTAActtctttgattgagagagagTTCTGCCCATTGGgtttcttcgtcttcttcttcaagaaagagaaataaaaatagtgatAAAAGAGTGAGATGATAcggaaatatttatttattttttaaagaagacTTGACACAAAAGAGAGCGATCGAGGGTAGAGAGACCCAAGACAAAGAACAGTCATTTTCTCTATAGGGAACCATGAGTTCCTTTTGAATGAGAGAAACCTATGATTTTTGCAATCTACTTAGAGCCATTCAAAGGCTCAAATCAtgtgaatttcttttaaatgaGAACCATCTATGGCTTTCTATGACACACAACTATTATGAATTTTATCTCTAACAAAAGCAGAAGATTAAAGAAGCCACACCTAATGTGTGCCTTGGCCGCATGTGGTACTTGATTAGAAGCATAGCCTGATCCAGTGCCAAGTGCCTCCTGTCCTTGTGCATTTTTTAGCACTTGAGTGTGCCTTTCACTATAGTGATTTTTGGTTGAAGTATGGGATGCTTTTGTAGTGGCCAGCAGATCCTTTTTGTGGTTTCGTTGCAAATCAGTCTATCAGACATAATTGGGTGATTTGCAAATCTTATCTTGAGAAGCTTGTGACCATGTAACATTTGGGAGCTTCTTTGTTGTGTATATGGGAGGATGTGTTTTGGGAATAAATGGGTGGGCAGGGTTAGTAATAATTGTTAAGGGGTGTTGACTAGGTTGTTTCATAGATCAAGAGGATTAGTCAAGGTGATCCATTGCCTACTTTCATGATTGTGATGGGAGGGTTTTAGTGGGATATTGATGGTTTAGGGTGGGTTTGAAGGGCCTTAGGGCggatttgtttttcatattccaTGTGCTGAGGCAAGTCAATTGACATTTGTTATTGTATCCGTATTTGTTCTGAATCATTGTCAGGTTTGAGGGTTAACATGgagaaaaatgagttatttcCTGTGGGTAGGGAAGAGGAGGATGTTGATGGGTTGGCTTCTGAGTTCTACTGTAAGTTGGGCTCAGTGCCATCAATGTGATTAGGTCTTCCATTGGGAGCTTTCTTTAAAGCAAAATCAATTTGGGATCTGATTGTGGAGAGACTGGAAAAATGTCTTATCTATTTGTAAATGTGATATCTGTCTAAAGGAGTTGGAATCACCTAAATTCTGAGTTACAGCTAGTACTCTTAAATATTCCATGTTTACTTTGTGTGCTTTAGGTTAGTTTCAAGGAAGATTGTGAAGCTGCAAAGGGATTCATTTGGGGTGGGCTTGGGAGAGAGAGGAAGGCTTACGTAGGAAGCTTAAAGGTGCTTTGTGGGCCAAAAGCAAGGGTTGGGCTGGGAGCCAGGAATATGGAGATAGATAAAGCATTCTTGGGAAAATGCTAACAGAAGTTTGCTGACAAGGATAGTAGCCTGAAGAGAGTCATGCTTATTGAGTGTCTGGTAGAAACCAGGAATTGGGTTATTGAGGAGGCAAGAGGGGCATTCAGATGGGGTAGTGTAGGGCAATTAGGAGAGGCTGGGGTCAGTTTAGTGCTCTTGTAAATATATACTTTATTACCTTTTATTTGCATTTCTTTTTGAACAATTTCAACAAGAAGATtgcatgataattttttttttttttttaacctcttGTGATTCTCATATTAGTTCTACTGATCTGGCAGGCACAAGACGAGGCTACATATTGGGCAGTTAGTCAAGGATACATCTGCTAAACTTAAGCAAGCTAGCGAAACAGATCATCGTGCAGAAGTTAGTGTAAGTTTGCTTTCATGATACGATACTATTGATTTTGCAAGAATTTCTCTCTCCCTTTCTTACTATTTGTTTGTACTCAGCAATTGTGGCAAACTTATCAATTCCATCCAAGAGGCATCTATGGTACCGACTTTAGTTTCAAAAACAACATGATTGTCTATGGAGATTTTTTTgcataaaccattttttaataagagtTTCTGCTGAAGTTTTCTGGAGcaaatattttcaacttttgGATATGTTAGAAAAAGGAAACAGAAGAGGATGCTTCCAGTGCTGTGATCTTTTTTGAGGGGTGTAATTGCCTTGAACATTCTCCATCTAACTGCAGGCCAGCAAGAAGATTGCAGATGCTAAACTGGCAAAAGATTTTCAAGCAGTTTTAAAAGAGTTTCAGAAGGCTCAACGGCTGGCAGCAGAAAGGGAAACGGCATATACTCCTTTTGTTCCCCAGTCAGTTCTTCCTTCCAGGTAATTATTGTAAGTCTTATTTGTAGTTAGTTTTTGTGCACAACATATTAGCTGTCAATTTTAATCACCAAATGTTGAGTCTTACAAAATCTGCCTGATTCTTTCAATGCAGTGATATCATTTTAGTGGTTCTGAGTGCATTATACTTGTCTACAATTTCAAACTTGCATTTCTGTCTTGTGCTCATATTATTGGTTTGATCTGCAGCTATACGGCAAGTGAGATAGATGTAGGTCCAGATAAGAGTCCTGAACAGCGTGCTCTTCTTGTGGAATCTAGAAGGTGAATTCATATTGTTCTGTGATGTTTACTCCACTCATGGATTGgtacccttttctttttttggtgttcttaattttattttttttttaaagcgaCTGTTGTTTACAAAAGTTTATTAGGATATATCaggaaatatttttaggaaGGGACTGCATACTACAACTACTTCATACACCAATAAGGGTGTTAAGAACTTctggttaaattttttttcattagttttCTGACCAGCAAGGTTTTTATTCCAGATCTGTCAGCATGGATTTTTTAATTGCCAAAAACCATTTGTTATCtcttctgatcaaaaaaaaaaaaaaaaaaaaaaaaacagaaaaaaccaTTTGTTATCTCATATATAGGTCCATGCTTGCTATCTATATGGTGATGCTTCTATTGAGATATGCATGTTAAAGTTGATGATGTGTAAGCTCCCAGTTGGATAATAACATGGTCTCCCTTCTTCTATAAGACATCTTACAATTAGAATCAGTGATGTGAAACTAAAAAACTAAGGGCTAAACAAGAAGCCCATATATCGAAGACTTTGCCATCAACTGGCAATCCTCTCTCCTTGGTCTAACCCCATCAAAAAGTGATCTTACTTTTACAATATGATCAGGAAAATCTTGCTGGGTCTCATGTTAATAGGAAGGATCTCCATTATATTAGGTTTCATTCTTTCGGCCTGCATTTTGTCTCTAGTGCCAGACAGTATGTGGAGCTATAGATTagataattttccaaaatttaatcaaattcttaaaaactCCATAGGGAAAAAGGTGAAAACTGGCGGACACCTCAAAACGGCTAGAATTAGAATGAAACTCAAAAGTGGGACCACTACCCTCCCTTTTCTGAAGATACATTAATTTGTGTTTACTAATGGAGTGTCAAAATTCTGAACAAAACCTCAATTTGATGGTTTTGATTTCATTGTAGAACAGGGGTGAATGGGCCTACCCTTGACTAGGGCCTGCCTTACATCTTATCCATTTGAACAAAACTGGGCACATGCCCTACATTATATCATTTCTAGGCATTAAGAATAGGTTCTTCTAATATGCTCTCTCCCCTAAACTATTAGATGATTTGTGCTGCAGACAGGAGGTCTTGTTGTTGGACAATGAGATTGTCTTCAATGAGGCTATCATTGAAGAAAGGGAGCAGGGAATACAAGAAATCCAGCACCAAATTGGCGAGGTGAATGAGATTTTCAAAGATCTTGCTGTGCTGGTCC
Proteins encoded in this window:
- the LOC117932322 gene encoding syntaxin-22-like encodes the protein MSFQDLESGRPLAQSRRDYINAKQDPTQAVASGIFQINTAVSTFQRLVNTLGTPKDTSELREKLHKTRLHIGQLVKDTSAKLKQASETDHRAEVSASKKIADAKLAKDFQAVLKEFQKAQRLAAERETAYTPFVPQSVLPSSYTASEIDVGPDKSPEQRALLVESRRQEVLLLDNEIVFNEAIIEEREQGIQEIQHQIGEVNEIFKDLAVLVHEQGVMIDDIGSNIDGAQAATAQAKSQLAKASKTQRSNSSLTCLLLVIFGIILLIVIIVIAA